The Tenrec ecaudatus isolate mTenEca1 chromosome 9, mTenEca1.hap1, whole genome shotgun sequence genome window below encodes:
- the LOC142456332 gene encoding protein SET-like has product MAPNRQSSSLPQMKKPKVQETPAPPKEEKEQLEAIEHIDEVQNEIDRLNEQASEEILKAEQKYNKLCQPFFQKRSELIAKIPNFGVTTFVNHAHVSALLEDEEALHYLTRAEVTEFEDIKSGYKIDFYFDENPYFENKVLSKEFHLNDSGDPSSKSTEIKWKSGKDLTKHSSQTQNKASRKGQHDGPESVFTWFTDQSDAGADELGEVIKDDIWPNSLQHYLVPDMDDEESEGEEDEEEEEEEGFRRY; this is encoded by the coding sequence ATGGCCCCTAACCGCCAGTCTTCAAGCCTGCCGCAAATGAAGAAGCCTAAGGTGCAGGAGACCCCGGCCCCccccaaggaagaaaaagaacagcTGGAAGCAATTGAACATATTGATGAGGTACAAAATGAAATAGACAGACTTAATGAACAAGCCAGTGAGGAGATTTTGAAAGCAGAACAGAAATATAACAAACTCTGCCAACCATTCTTTCAGAAGAGGTCAGAATTGATCGCCAAAATCCCAAATTTTGGGGTAACAACATTTGTCAACCATGCGCATGTGTCTGCATTGCTTGAGGATGAAGAGGCTCTGCATTATTTGACCAGAGCTGAAGTGACAGAATTTGAAGATATTAAATCAGGTTAcaaaatagatttttattttgatgaaaatccttactttgaaaataaagttctCTCCAAAGAATTTCATCTGAATGATAGTGGTGATCCATCTTCAAAATCAACTGAAATCAAATGGAAATCTGGAAAGGACTTGACGAAACATTCCAGTCAAACACAGAACAAAGCTAGCAGGAAGGGGCAGCATGACGGACCTGAGAGTGTCTTTACCTGGTTTACCGACCAGTCTGATGCCGGCGCCGATGAATTAGGAGAGGTCATCAAAGATGATATCTGGCCAAATTCATTACAGCACTATTTGGTTCCTGATATGGATGATGAGGAAAGTGAAggtgaagaagatgaagaagaagaagaagaagaagggtttAGAAGATATTGA